One window of Bacteroidota bacterium genomic DNA carries:
- a CDS encoding tetratricopeptide repeat protein yields MKLNLLKSLIYSTLIFSLACNSPAPKATVTKVTEASYLHQIDSMEKVLYAHPEAGFNKDAAQKTVNIYTNVVKDFPDTKLAAEYLYKAGEISSSLNHSLEAIEYFKQVYEKYPDFDKAAYCLFLQAFIYDNQLHQLGQAEQMYREVIKKFPNEKIAKDAEACINNLGKSDEELIKEFEAKNKKAS; encoded by the coding sequence ATGAAATTGAATTTATTGAAATCCTTGATTTACTCAACACTTATATTCTCGCTAGCTTGTAATTCGCCGGCTCCAAAGGCTACAGTTACCAAGGTAACAGAAGCTAGCTATTTGCATCAAATTGATTCGATGGAAAAAGTATTGTATGCCCATCCTGAAGCGGGATTTAATAAGGATGCAGCACAAAAAACGGTGAATATTTATACCAATGTGGTAAAGGATTTTCCTGACACAAAATTGGCAGCCGAGTATTTATATAAAGCCGGAGAAATATCAAGCAGTTTGAATCATTCCTTGGAAGCCATTGAGTATTTCAAGCAGGTATATGAAAAATATCCCGATTTTGATAAAGCAGCGTATTGCTTGTTTTTGCAAGCCTTTATTTACGATAATCAATTGCATCAACTGGGACAAGCCGAGCAAATGTACCGTGAAGTAATCAAGAAATTTCCCAACGAAAAAATTGCCAAAGATGCCGAAGCCTGCATCAATAACTTAGGCAAATCGGATGAAGAATTAATTAAAGAATTTGAGGCTAAGAATAAGAAGGCTTCTTAA